From the genome of Natronogracilivirga saccharolytica, one region includes:
- a CDS encoding ATP-dependent DNA helicase, producing the protein MGSFEKYLPFTPNKEQRRVLTDLFRFVNPDDDRDVMILKGAAGTGKTSILEAINRYINENSMSCKLAAPTGRAANVLHSKVRADVKTVHSMIFIPESLNNGGVKFNLREANNDGHTIYIIDESSMISDSMGITDQYISDEPLLTSLIRYVKMGNENNKIIFVGDPYQLPPVVSDHERSFSPALEVEYLRNRFKMTPGENQLTQVMRQSDNSPVLNLATEIRDEIEKGNNMYCRYPDRINGWWHIRDSYLENFDINKLDRVTVICHTNKDVNWWNKTLRDEMFPDSGNLLCKGELITIHKNTWTENGLIYNGDVGVVKKFNPIPRKCANLHFSECEIEFTKRDESFSIEKLVCWESILSPNGNLYTEQETQLFASAMKSNPKFRESKNVMDDEYLNAFRLRYGYASTCHKAQGGEWDTVFIHPYLQAIKRDRAKWMYTACTRARNEVFSWSN; encoded by the coding sequence ATGGGTTCTTTCGAAAAATATCTTCCATTTACTCCCAACAAAGAACAGAGACGTGTACTGACCGATCTGTTCAGGTTTGTAAACCCTGATGACGATAGAGATGTAATGATTTTAAAAGGTGCAGCAGGTACAGGAAAAACTTCTATTCTTGAGGCGATAAACAGGTATATCAATGAGAATTCAATGAGTTGCAAGCTTGCAGCTCCGACGGGACGTGCCGCTAATGTACTTCACAGTAAAGTGCGTGCAGACGTAAAAACTGTTCACAGTATGATTTTCATTCCAGAGTCACTAAATAATGGCGGCGTAAAGTTCAATCTTCGAGAGGCAAATAATGACGGGCATACTATCTACATCATTGATGAGTCTTCAATGATTTCTGACAGTATGGGTATTACTGATCAATACATATCTGATGAACCGTTATTAACCAGTTTAATACGGTATGTAAAAATGGGAAATGAAAACAATAAAATTATTTTTGTGGGTGATCCCTACCAATTACCTCCCGTAGTTTCCGACCATGAGCGTTCATTTTCTCCGGCACTTGAAGTTGAATATTTGAGAAATAGATTTAAAATGACCCCTGGAGAAAATCAACTGACACAGGTAATGAGACAAAGTGATAACAGTCCGGTTTTGAACCTAGCAACTGAAATCAGAGATGAAATTGAAAAGGGAAATAACATGTACTGCAGATATCCTGACAGAATAAATGGCTGGTGGCACATACGGGATTCTTATTTAGAAAATTTTGATATAAATAAGCTGGATAGAGTTACGGTGATTTGTCACACCAATAAAGATGTAAACTGGTGGAATAAAACACTTCGTGATGAGATGTTTCCAGACAGCGGTAATTTGCTGTGTAAAGGGGAGTTAATTACAATTCACAAAAATACCTGGACCGAAAATGGTTTAATTTATAATGGAGATGTAGGTGTTGTTAAAAAATTTAATCCGATACCAAGAAAATGTGCCAATCTCCATTTTTCTGAGTGCGAAATTGAATTTACAAAAAGAGATGAAAGTTTCTCTATTGAAAAGCTTGTTTGCTGGGAAAGTATCCTATCCCCCAATGGCAATTTATATACAGAGCAGGAAACGCAGTTATTCGCATCAGCAATGAAGTCAAATCCAAAATTTAGAGAATCAAAAAATGTTATGGATGATGAATACCTAAATGCCTTCAGATTAAGGTATGGATATGCCTCAACCTGTCATAAAGCACAAGGTGGTGAATGGGATACGGTTTTTATTCATCCTTACTTGCAGGCCATAAAAAGAGACCGAGCAAAATGGATGTATACAGCGTGCACCCGTGCCAGAAATGAAGTCTTTAGCTGGAGCAACTAA
- a CDS encoding helix-turn-helix transcriptional regulator has translation MSVNKNALLRYQVLDRCFRNSGRKYFWQDLLDEINKALEEYNGPESKIKRRQLFDDIKFMESEQGWSIPLDKRRDGRKVYYQYSDSEFSISNQPLNESEVSQIEAAISVLSRFAGAPQFEAVQEMIPVLKDRLGLDHQAKEVIGLESNIDLRGIDYLSQLYDAIINERVLIVKYQDFKSDEPFILIFHPYYLKQYNNRWFVFGFNEELNIPTWNLALDRIESIEATRRKYQFTDIDWNEYFYDIVGVTRYQDKEPESIVLDFTKDVAPYVETKPIHPTQKSKWTDAQLRVTINVIPNYELMSMILSFGEKVKVISPQDFKDQILNRIKSASYQY, from the coding sequence ATGTCGGTTAACAAAAACGCACTTCTACGATATCAGGTATTAGACCGTTGTTTTCGAAATTCCGGACGGAAATACTTCTGGCAAGACTTGCTTGATGAAATAAATAAAGCACTTGAGGAGTATAACGGGCCAGAAAGTAAAATTAAACGTAGGCAGCTCTTTGATGACATCAAGTTTATGGAGAGCGAACAAGGATGGAGTATTCCGCTGGATAAGAGGCGCGATGGAAGAAAAGTATACTATCAATATTCCGATTCAGAGTTTTCCATCAGCAACCAACCATTAAACGAAAGTGAGGTATCTCAGATAGAAGCTGCCATCTCCGTACTATCGCGCTTTGCTGGAGCGCCTCAGTTTGAAGCAGTGCAGGAGATGATTCCGGTATTAAAAGACCGGTTGGGGTTAGATCACCAAGCAAAAGAAGTGATTGGACTGGAATCGAATATTGACCTAAGAGGAATTGATTATCTGTCACAATTGTATGATGCAATTATCAATGAACGAGTTTTGATCGTAAAGTACCAAGATTTCAAATCAGACGAGCCATTTATACTGATTTTTCATCCATACTATCTAAAACAGTATAACAATAGGTGGTTTGTGTTTGGTTTTAATGAAGAGCTTAATATTCCAACCTGGAATCTTGCTTTGGATCGAATAGAATCAATCGAGGCTACACGAAGAAAGTATCAATTTACAGATATCGACTGGAACGAATATTTTTATGATATCGTAGGGGTGACACGGTATCAGGACAAAGAGCCTGAATCCATAGTTTTGGACTTTACAAAAGATGTCGCACCGTATGTTGAAACCAAACCTATTCATCCAACCCAAAAATCGAAATGGACGGATGCCCAACTACGGGTAACTATAAATGTGATTCCAAATTATGAACTGATGTCAATGATATTATCATTTGGAGAGAAAGTTAAGGTGATTTCGCCACAAGATTTCAAAGACCAAATTTTGAATCGTATTAAATCAGCGAGTTATCAATATTGA
- a CDS encoding helix-turn-helix domain-containing protein produces MDIKQDIGKRVRMLRKQRDYSQEYFSQLCDLDRTYIASIEQGKRNVSIVNLEKIAKAFDLTLSELLKDI; encoded by the coding sequence ATGGATATAAAACAAGATATCGGTAAAAGAGTCCGGATGCTCCGAAAACAGAGAGATTATAGTCAGGAGTATTTTTCGCAGCTTTGCGACTTAGACCGAACATATATTGCCAGCATTGAACAAGGCAAGCGAAATGTTTCAATTGTGAATCTTGAGAAAATCGCCAAAGCCTTTGATTTAACCTTAAGCGAACTATTAAAAGATATATGA
- a CDS encoding MjaI family restriction endonuclease: MSQKFKIKYDEIQNIVVGEVPNYPKYATQILNLANQNAQGTRPKIVGQMSDLIQEFDGQTVEQWIEWYEERYPDARKNAADRVEDMIKKLKESIDKIDREMIDTWVKDLVLYKTFIGLRFQEAILRKVADIKGTTYRLAGKDDESKGIDGYVGFMPVSIKPTTYRSKSSLAEDIKVEIIYYEKKKDGITVYFDF, translated from the coding sequence ATGAGCCAAAAATTTAAAATTAAGTACGACGAAATTCAAAATATCGTAGTGGGTGAAGTTCCAAATTACCCGAAATATGCCACTCAGATTCTGAATTTAGCAAATCAAAATGCTCAGGGAACACGACCGAAGATTGTTGGACAAATGAGCGATTTAATTCAAGAGTTTGATGGTCAAACAGTTGAACAGTGGATTGAGTGGTATGAAGAGCGTTATCCTGATGCCCGTAAAAATGCAGCTGATCGAGTAGAGGATATGATTAAAAAACTAAAAGAATCGATAGACAAAATTGATCGAGAGATGATTGATACTTGGGTCAAAGATCTGGTGTTGTACAAAACATTTATTGGGTTGAGATTTCAAGAAGCCATTTTGAGGAAAGTGGCCGATATCAAAGGGACAACTTATCGTTTAGCTGGTAAAGATGATGAAAGTAAAGGAATTGATGGGTATGTCGGCTTTATGCCTGTTAGCATCAAACCTACCACGTATCGATCTAAATCAAGCCTTGCAGAAGATATTAAAGTTGAAATCATTTACTATGAAAAGAAAAAGGACGGGATAACCGTATATTTTGAC